In Hermetia illucens chromosome 1, iHerIll2.2.curated.20191125, whole genome shotgun sequence, one genomic interval encodes:
- the LOC119647010 gene encoding holotricin-3-like, with the protein MKFLIILAILIAVVAANSGYGGRDSHGHGNQGVGGGRGGSHGGSHGGQGGFGGHDSGHGSHGSHGSGRGGHDRGHNRGY; encoded by the exons ATGAAGTTCCTT ATCATTCTTGCTATTTTGATTGCCGTTGTTGCGGCCAACAGTGGTTATGGCGGACGTGATAGTCATGGACATGGTAACCAAGGAGTTGGAGGCGGTCGTGGAGGCAGTCATGGAGGCAGTCATGGAGGCCAAGGAGGATTTGGTGGACACGACAGCGGCCATGGTAGTCACGGATCACACGGTAGTGGACGTGGTGGTCACGACCGAG gacATAATCGGGGTTATTAA